Proteins co-encoded in one Oharaeibacter diazotrophicus genomic window:
- a CDS encoding sugar ABC transporter substrate-binding protein, with translation MRTYSSSRVAARATLLASAAAFGLALLAGAPSARAEDVLIGVITKTEANPFFAKIREGATQKAAELGGVTIQSYAGKFDGDNDSQVTAVENLISAGAKGILMVASDTKAIVPVIEKARQAGILVIALDTPLDPANAADATFATDNVKAGELIGQWAAKTVADPANAKVAFLDALENQPTVDAARDQGFMKGFGIDPKDMSRYLDEDDPRIVGHQWGKGSEEGGRTGMELLLQKDPTLSVVYTINEPTAAGAYEALKAAGMEGNVLITSVDGGCPGVQNVKAGVIGATSMQFPLMMASLGVEAIVKFVKTGEKPAPTPGLDFFDTGVKLVTDKPVEGVESITSEEALKLCWG, from the coding sequence ATGCGCACCTATTCGTCGTCGCGCGTCGCCGCGCGCGCAACCCTGCTCGCGTCCGCCGCCGCCTTCGGTCTCGCCCTTCTCGCCGGCGCCCCGTCGGCCCGGGCCGAGGACGTCCTGATCGGCGTCATCACCAAGACCGAGGCCAATCCGTTCTTCGCCAAGATCCGCGAAGGCGCGACCCAGAAGGCCGCCGAGCTCGGCGGCGTCACCATCCAGAGCTACGCCGGCAAGTTCGACGGCGACAACGACAGCCAGGTCACGGCCGTCGAGAACCTGATCTCGGCCGGCGCCAAGGGCATCCTGATGGTGGCCAGCGACACCAAGGCGATCGTGCCGGTGATCGAGAAGGCCCGTCAGGCCGGCATCCTCGTGATCGCGCTCGACACCCCGCTCGACCCGGCCAACGCCGCCGACGCCACCTTCGCCACCGACAACGTCAAGGCCGGCGAGCTGATCGGCCAGTGGGCCGCCAAGACGGTCGCCGACCCGGCGAACGCCAAGGTCGCCTTCCTCGACGCGCTCGAGAACCAGCCGACCGTCGACGCCGCCCGCGACCAGGGCTTCATGAAGGGCTTCGGCATCGACCCGAAGGACATGTCGCGCTACCTCGACGAGGACGATCCGCGCATCGTCGGCCACCAGTGGGGCAAGGGCTCGGAAGAGGGCGGGCGCACCGGCATGGAGCTCCTGCTCCAGAAGGACCCGACGCTCTCCGTGGTCTACACCATCAACGAGCCGACCGCCGCCGGCGCCTACGAGGCGCTGAAGGCCGCCGGCATGGAGGGCAACGTCCTCATCACCTCGGTCGACGGCGGCTGCCCGGGCGTCCAGAACGTCAAGGCCGGCGTGATCGGCGCGACGTCGATGCAGTTCCCGCTGATGATGGCCTCGCTCGGCGTCGAGGCGATCGTGAAGTTCGTCAAGACCGGCGAGAAGCCGGCCCCGACCCCCGGCCTCGACTTCTTCGACACCGGCGTGAAGCTGGTCACCGACAAGCCGGTCGAGGGCGTCGAGTCGATCACCTCCGAGGAAGCGCTGAAGCTCTGCTGGGGCTGA
- a CDS encoding ABC transporter permease translates to MSDSETPAARRAADYEGALAGADATVAAFGEGPASPIERLQRFLHAFPIAVPVIVLVASVVLFSLIVGNRFYHPYNLSLVAQQVTIIAIIGIAQTAVILTAGIDLSVGAIMVLTSTVMGRLAVQSGVPAELALLVGLGIGTLCGTINGILITYARLPPFIVTLGTWSVFGALNLWYSASQTIRAQEVAAAAPLLQATGAATSLFGARITAGTVLMLVLALVAGYVLNRTAFGRHVYATGDDPEAAHLSGIDTSRVLIAVYALAGFVAAVGAWALIGRVGAISPTSGSGANLDSITAAVIGGTSLFGGRGSISGTLVGALIVGVFRNGLALGGLDALWQEFAVGILIIAAVGVDQWIRRVAQ, encoded by the coding sequence ATGAGCGACAGCGAGACCCCCGCCGCGCGGCGGGCCGCCGACTACGAGGGCGCCTTGGCCGGCGCCGATGCCACCGTCGCCGCCTTCGGCGAGGGGCCGGCCTCCCCGATCGAGCGCCTGCAGCGCTTCCTGCACGCCTTCCCGATCGCCGTGCCGGTGATCGTGCTGGTGGCGAGCGTGGTGCTGTTCAGCCTGATCGTCGGCAACCGCTTCTACCACCCCTACAATCTCTCGCTGGTCGCCCAGCAGGTCACCATCATCGCCATCATCGGCATCGCCCAGACCGCGGTGATCCTGACGGCCGGCATCGACCTCTCGGTCGGCGCGATCATGGTGCTGACCTCGACGGTGATGGGCCGGCTCGCGGTGCAGTCGGGCGTTCCGGCCGAGCTGGCGCTGCTCGTCGGCCTCGGCATCGGCACGCTCTGCGGCACGATCAACGGCATCCTGATCACCTATGCCCGGCTGCCGCCGTTCATCGTCACGCTCGGCACCTGGAGCGTGTTCGGCGCGCTGAACCTCTGGTATTCGGCGAGCCAGACCATCCGCGCCCAGGAGGTCGCCGCCGCGGCGCCGCTGCTGCAGGCGACCGGTGCGGCCACCAGCCTGTTCGGCGCCCGCATCACCGCCGGCACGGTGCTGATGCTGGTGCTCGCCCTCGTCGCCGGCTACGTCCTCAACCGCACCGCCTTCGGCCGTCACGTCTACGCCACCGGCGACGATCCCGAGGCGGCCCATCTCTCCGGGATCGACACCAGCCGCGTCCTGATCGCGGTCTACGCCCTCGCCGGCTTCGTCGCCGCGGTCGGCGCCTGGGCGCTGATCGGCCGGGTCGGCGCGATCAGCCCGACCTCGGGCTCGGGCGCCAACCTCGATTCGATCACCGCCGCGGTGATCGGCGGCACCTCGCTGTTCGGCGGCCGCGGCTCGATCTCCGGCACGCTGGTCGGCGCGCTGATCGTCGGCGTGTTCCGCAACGGCCTCGCCCTCGGCGGCCTCGACGCGCTGTGGCAGGAGTTCGCGGTCGGCATCCTGATCATCGCCGCCGTCGGCGTCGACCAGTGGATCCGGAGGGTGGCGCAGTGA
- a CDS encoding ATP-binding cassette domain-containing protein: MERADFDLKRGEILAVIGDNGAGKSTLIKTLVGAVAPDAGEIRLDGAPVRFASPQEARLAGIETVYQSLALSPALSIADNLFLGRELRSSGPLGRFFRNLDKAEMARQARVHLQALGLSTVQDIDQRVETLSGGQRQGVAIARACGFGGKVVFMDEPTAALGVKESRKVLDLIRSVRERGLSVVVISHNMPHVFEIADRIHVHRLGRRIAVLRPSDCTMSDAVSIMTGASPPPAALAA, from the coding sequence ATGGAGCGCGCCGACTTCGACCTGAAGCGCGGCGAGATCCTCGCCGTGATCGGCGACAACGGCGCCGGCAAGTCGACCCTGATCAAGACGCTGGTCGGCGCCGTCGCCCCCGACGCCGGCGAAATCCGCCTCGACGGCGCGCCGGTGCGCTTCGCCTCGCCGCAGGAAGCCCGGCTCGCCGGCATCGAGACGGTCTACCAGTCGCTCGCCCTCTCGCCGGCGCTGTCGATCGCCGACAACCTCTTCCTCGGCCGCGAACTGCGCAGCTCCGGCCCGCTCGGCCGCTTCTTCCGCAACCTCGACAAGGCCGAGATGGCGCGCCAGGCCCGCGTCCACCTGCAGGCGCTCGGGCTCTCCACCGTCCAGGACATCGACCAGCGCGTCGAGACCCTCTCCGGCGGCCAGCGCCAGGGCGTCGCGATCGCGCGCGCCTGCGGCTTCGGCGGCAAGGTCGTGTTCATGGACGAGCCGACCGCCGCCCTCGGCGTCAAGGAATCGCGCAAGGTGCTCGACCTGATCCGCTCGGTGCGCGAGCGCGGCCTGTCCGTGGTGGTGATCAGCCACAACATGCCGCACGTGTTCGAGATCGCCGACCGCATCCACGTCCACCGGCTCGGCCGCCGCATCGCCGTGCTCCGGCCGTCCGACTGCACCATGTCGGACGCGGTCTCGATCATGACCGGCGCCAGCCCGCCGCCCGCCGCGCTCGCGGCCTGA
- a CDS encoding FGGY-family carbohydrate kinase yields MAPTFLIGLDFGTESARGVLVDVATGRQEAYHVHRYRHGVVTGRLGGTALPPGFALQVPADYLEAAEAILAAIGRGREVAAIGLDFTASSPMPALADGTALADLMPEEPHAQVKLWKHSAQAEADRLGAAGGDFLADFGGKVSGEWLLAKAAEIATAAPEVWARTERFLEAGDWLVRRLSGREARSLDFAAYKAQWREGAGYPAVDVPGLSERLAPPLPVGSPAGRLTDDWAARTGILGSPVVAVAVIDSHVVLPAIGAVGAGGFVGALGTSAAFLLLGAERRPLPAGLEGAAFGAVLPGIWCAEAGQAAFGDMLGWFVRTFPRGGSVAESFAAYDAEAAALPPGAGGLVALDWFGGNRIPLADANLSGLILGLGLATSAAEIYRALVESLCLGTRSILELAEAAGVPVTRVVMTSGLARRSPFLLDTLADVLNRPVEVPDVDNPTALGAALHGAVAAGVVPDFPAAAARWGARTASVHAPDRERASTYDALFAEYRRLAGDPEIRAAMHALKALGRRR; encoded by the coding sequence ATGGCGCCGACTTTTCTCATCGGCCTCGACTTCGGCACGGAATCGGCGCGCGGCGTGCTCGTCGACGTCGCGACCGGCCGCCAGGAGGCCTACCACGTCCACCGCTACCGCCACGGCGTCGTCACCGGCCGGCTCGGCGGCACCGCCCTGCCGCCCGGCTTCGCGCTGCAGGTGCCGGCCGACTATCTCGAGGCCGCCGAGGCGATCCTCGCCGCGATCGGAAGGGGGCGCGAAGTCGCCGCGATCGGCCTCGACTTCACCGCGTCCTCGCCGATGCCGGCGCTTGCCGACGGCACCGCCCTCGCCGACCTGATGCCCGAGGAGCCGCACGCCCAGGTCAAGCTCTGGAAGCACTCGGCCCAGGCCGAGGCCGACCGGCTCGGCGCCGCCGGCGGCGACTTCCTCGCCGACTTCGGCGGCAAGGTCTCCGGCGAGTGGCTGCTCGCCAAGGCGGCCGAGATCGCCACGGCCGCGCCGGAGGTATGGGCCCGCACCGAACGCTTCCTCGAGGCCGGCGACTGGCTGGTCCGCCGGCTCTCGGGCCGCGAGGCGCGCAGCCTCGACTTCGCCGCCTACAAGGCGCAGTGGCGCGAGGGCGCCGGCTATCCCGCCGTCGACGTGCCGGGCCTTTCCGAACGGCTCGCCCCGCCCCTCCCCGTCGGCTCGCCGGCCGGCCGACTGACCGACGACTGGGCCGCCCGCACCGGCATCCTCGGATCGCCGGTGGTCGCGGTGGCGGTGATCGATTCGCACGTGGTGCTGCCCGCGATCGGCGCGGTCGGCGCCGGCGGTTTCGTCGGCGCGCTCGGCACCTCCGCCGCGTTCCTGCTGCTCGGCGCAGAGCGCCGGCCCTTGCCGGCCGGGCTCGAGGGCGCCGCCTTCGGCGCTGTGCTGCCGGGCATCTGGTGCGCCGAGGCCGGACAGGCCGCCTTCGGCGACATGCTCGGCTGGTTCGTCCGCACCTTCCCGCGCGGCGGTTCGGTCGCGGAGAGCTTCGCCGCCTACGACGCCGAGGCGGCCGCCCTCCCCCCCGGCGCCGGCGGCCTCGTCGCGCTCGACTGGTTCGGCGGCAACCGCATCCCGCTCGCCGACGCCAACCTCTCCGGCCTGATCCTCGGCCTCGGCCTTGCGACCAGCGCCGCCGAGATCTACCGCGCCCTGGTCGAGAGCCTCTGCCTCGGCACCCGCTCGATCCTCGAACTCGCCGAGGCCGCCGGCGTGCCGGTGACGCGTGTGGTGATGACCTCGGGCCTCGCCCGCCGCAGCCCCTTCCTGCTCGACACCCTCGCCGACGTGCTGAACCGCCCCGTCGAGGTGCCCGACGTCGACAATCCCACCGCCCTCGGCGCCGCCCTGCACGGCGCCGTCGCGGCCGGCGTAGTGCCGGACTTCCCCGCCGCCGCGGCGCGCTGGGGCGCCCGAACCGCGAGCGTCCACGCCCCCGACCGCGAGCGTGCGTCGACCTACGACGCCCTCTTCGCCGAGTACCGCCGCCTCGCCGGCGACCCCGAGATCCGCGCCGCCATGCACGCCCTGAAGGCGCTCGGCCGGAGGCGCTGA
- the pdxA gene encoding 4-hydroxythreonine-4-phosphate dehydrogenase PdxA produces the protein MATRPVRVAVTMGDPAGVGPEVIVKALAALPAAERGDFVVVGATEALERADRTCGTGLSFGPADAADGRVRVDEVAMAGPLPAVGRVDPVAGDAAVRFITRAVALASDGAADVIVTAPINKEAMNLAGHHHDGHTGLLAHLTGRRAAFMLLASERLNCIHVSTHVSLRTAIERATTERVLETIRAGHRHFLRLGRPARIAVAGINPHCGEGGLFGTEDTDFVAPAVERARAEGIDVVGPISADTVYARAFGGAFDLVVSQYHDQGHIPIKLVAFETAVNVSLGLPIDRVSVDHGTAFDIAGTGRAHHANMLSAIAYARLMAGAPRA, from the coding sequence ATGGCGACGAGGCCGGTGAGGGTGGCGGTGACGATGGGCGATCCCGCGGGCGTCGGCCCCGAGGTGATCGTGAAGGCGCTGGCCGCGCTGCCGGCCGCCGAGCGCGGCGACTTCGTGGTGGTCGGCGCGACCGAGGCGCTGGAGCGCGCCGACCGCACCTGCGGCACCGGTCTTTCCTTCGGCCCCGCCGACGCCGCCGACGGCCGCGTCCGCGTCGACGAGGTGGCGATGGCCGGGCCGCTGCCGGCGGTCGGCCGGGTCGATCCGGTCGCCGGCGACGCCGCGGTGCGCTTCATCACCCGCGCGGTCGCGCTCGCCAGCGACGGAGCGGCCGACGTCATCGTCACCGCGCCGATCAACAAGGAGGCGATGAACCTCGCCGGTCATCACCACGACGGCCACACCGGCCTGCTCGCCCACCTGACCGGCCGGCGCGCCGCCTTCATGCTGCTCGCCTCCGAGCGGCTCAACTGCATCCACGTCTCGACCCACGTCTCGCTGCGCACCGCGATCGAGCGCGCCACCACCGAACGGGTGCTGGAGACGATCCGCGCCGGCCACCGCCATTTCCTGCGCCTCGGCCGTCCCGCGCGGATCGCCGTCGCCGGCATCAACCCGCATTGCGGCGAGGGCGGCCTGTTCGGCACCGAGGACACCGACTTCGTCGCCCCGGCGGTGGAGCGCGCCCGCGCCGAGGGCATCGACGTGGTCGGCCCGATCTCGGCCGACACCGTCTACGCCCGCGCCTTCGGCGGCGCATTCGACCTCGTGGTGTCGCAGTACCACGACCAGGGCCACATCCCGATCAAGCTGGTCGCCTTCGAAACCGCGGTGAACGTCTCGCTCGGCCTGCCGATCGACCGCGTCTCGGTCGACCACGGCACCGCCTTCGACATCGCCGGAACCGGCCGCGCCCACCACGCCAACATGCTCTCCGCCATCGCCTACGCCCGCCTGATGGCCGGCGCCCCGCGGGCCTGA
- a CDS encoding iron-containing alcohol dehydrogenase encodes MPALATPIGLVTPPRIEFGVGTAARAGAFAAGRTSVLVIADAFNAGRVDLLELPGRVAVFGAVKPEPDTDNLDGALAAADAARPDLVVGFGGGSAMDLAKLVAVLHGGEQGIRDVVGAGRVAGPRRVGLVQVPTTAGTGSEAGIRALVTDPATRSKLAVESVHMLADLAVVDPALTFSVPPAVTAATGVDAMAHCVEAFTNRKAHPLIDLYAAEGFRLVGRHLARAVRDGGDAEARAGLALASLYGGFCLGPVNTAAGHALAYPLGTRWQVPHGAANALIFPHVLAFNAPAVPEKTAAVVAALGGPASADPAAVFETAHGFCAGLGIEMRLSGLGVDRADLPTMARDAHAIRRLLDNNPRDLTVEDILAVYEAAF; translated from the coding sequence ATGCCCGCACTCGCGACGCCCATAGGTCTCGTCACCCCGCCGCGGATCGAGTTCGGCGTCGGCACGGCCGCCCGCGCCGGCGCCTTCGCCGCCGGGCGCACCTCCGTGCTGGTGATCGCCGACGCCTTCAACGCCGGCCGGGTCGACCTGCTCGAACTGCCCGGCCGCGTCGCCGTGTTCGGCGCGGTGAAGCCGGAGCCCGACACCGACAATCTCGACGGCGCCCTCGCCGCCGCGGACGCGGCGCGGCCGGACCTCGTCGTCGGCTTCGGTGGCGGCAGCGCCATGGACCTCGCCAAGCTGGTCGCCGTGCTGCACGGCGGCGAGCAGGGCATCCGAGACGTCGTCGGCGCCGGCCGGGTCGCCGGGCCGCGCAGGGTCGGGCTCGTGCAGGTGCCGACGACCGCGGGCACCGGCAGCGAGGCCGGCATCCGCGCGCTCGTCACCGATCCGGCGACCCGCTCCAAGCTCGCGGTCGAGAGCGTGCACATGCTGGCCGATCTCGCGGTGGTCGACCCGGCGCTGACCTTCTCGGTGCCGCCGGCGGTGACCGCCGCCACCGGCGTCGACGCCATGGCGCACTGCGTCGAGGCTTTCACCAACCGCAAGGCCCATCCGCTGATCGACCTCTACGCCGCCGAGGGCTTCCGCCTCGTCGGCCGCCACCTCGCCCGCGCGGTCCGCGACGGCGGCGACGCCGAGGCCCGCGCCGGCCTCGCGCTCGCCTCGCTCTACGGCGGCTTCTGCCTCGGCCCGGTCAACACCGCGGCCGGCCACGCGCTCGCCTATCCGCTCGGCACCCGCTGGCAGGTGCCGCACGGCGCCGCCAACGCGCTGATCTTCCCGCACGTGCTCGCCTTCAACGCGCCGGCGGTGCCGGAGAAGACCGCGGCGGTCGTCGCGGCCCTCGGCGGCCCTGCCTCGGCGGATCCGGCCGCCGTGTTCGAGACGGCGCACGGCTTCTGTGCCGGCCTCGGCATCGAGATGCGGCTGTCGGGTCTCGGCGTCGACCGCGCCGACCTTCCGACCATGGCGCGCGACGCCCACGCGATCCGCCGCCTGCTCGACAACAATCCGCGCGACCTCACGGTCGAGGACATTCTCGCCGTCTACGAGGCGGCGTTCTGA
- a CDS encoding sialidase family protein produces MDGILRDHAGVPGRRDAFLPSPAVQNHAANLAFLADGTLTCVWFGGTMEGMGDISVHLSRLAPGADRWSAPEKLSDDPARSEQNPLVFTAPDGRVFLLFTSQVAGDQDGAVVKRRISTDGGRSFGPVEPLCEVPGTFVRQPIVVNGAGNWLLPAFRCVGRPGLRWSGDVDTAAVLVSTDAGRSWTMRDVPDSIGAVHMNILPLGHGRMVALYRDRFAERVRVSRSEDDGLTWSAPEPTDLPNNNSSIQAARLADGTIAVVCNPVDATASTDRRLSLYDEIDAGTAAPVAAAAAAPAAARAAVWGVPRAPLSLALSADGRHFVRVLDFERGPGTCLSNNSEELRNREFSYPSLAEGPDGALHVAYTVYRRAIRHVVLAPGWRDRLGIGAIA; encoded by the coding sequence ATGGACGGCATCCTGCGCGACCACGCCGGCGTGCCCGGCCGCCGCGACGCCTTCCTGCCGTCGCCGGCGGTGCAGAACCACGCCGCCAACCTCGCCTTCCTCGCCGACGGCACGCTGACCTGCGTCTGGTTCGGCGGCACCATGGAGGGGATGGGTGACATCTCCGTCCACTTGTCACGTCTCGCCCCCGGCGCCGACCGTTGGAGCGCGCCGGAGAAGCTCAGCGACGACCCCGCGCGCTCCGAGCAGAACCCGCTGGTGTTCACGGCTCCCGACGGCCGGGTGTTCCTGCTGTTCACCTCGCAGGTCGCCGGCGACCAGGACGGCGCCGTGGTCAAGCGGCGGATCTCGACCGACGGCGGCCGCAGCTTCGGGCCGGTCGAGCCGCTGTGCGAGGTGCCCGGCACCTTCGTGCGCCAGCCGATCGTCGTGAACGGCGCCGGGAACTGGCTGCTGCCGGCGTTCCGCTGCGTCGGCCGGCCTGGACTGCGCTGGTCCGGCGACGTCGACACCGCCGCGGTGCTGGTCTCCACCGACGCCGGCCGCAGCTGGACCATGCGCGACGTGCCGGACAGCATCGGCGCGGTGCACATGAACATCCTGCCGCTCGGGCACGGCCGCATGGTCGCGCTCTACCGCGACCGCTTCGCCGAGCGCGTCCGCGTCTCGCGGTCCGAGGACGACGGCCTGACCTGGAGCGCGCCGGAGCCCACCGACCTGCCGAACAACAACTCCTCGATCCAGGCCGCCCGCCTCGCCGACGGCACCATCGCAGTGGTCTGCAACCCGGTCGACGCCACCGCCTCGACCGACCGCCGGCTGTCGCTCTACGACGAGATCGACGCCGGAACGGCCGCGCCCGTCGCAGCCGCCGCGGCGGCACCGGCCGCCGCCCGCGCCGCGGTCTGGGGCGTGCCGCGGGCGCCGCTGTCGCTGGCGCTGTCGGCGGACGGCCGGCATTTCGTCCGCGTGCTCGACTTCGAGCGCGGCCCGGGCACCTGCCTCAGCAACAACTCGGAGGAACTCCGGAACCGCGAGTTCTCCTATCCCTCGCTCGCGGAGGGCCCCGACGGCGCGCTCCACGTCGCCTACACGGTCTACCGCCGCGCCATCCGCCACGTCGTGCTCGCGCCCGGCTGGCGCGACCGGCTCGGCATCGGCGCGATCGCCTGA
- a CDS encoding dihydrodipicolinate synthase family protein: MSKPRIGGVYCAAVTPLDAELSPDLARFVAHCHRLLDAGCHGVALLGTTGEANSFSLAERRAILEAAVAGGVDPARLMPGTGLCALADTIELTRHALSLGVTRVVMLPPFYYKGVAEDGLYAAYAHVLDAVADDRLEVVLYHIPQVSGVPIGHGLIARLIAAYPDTVVGIKDSAGDLANMAAIAAAHPGFAVLAGADPLLLPLLGLGGAGCITATSNLVGDSLRTVYDHHADPAAADRVAAAQARIEAWRNLSNSYVQIPAIKAMVAATTGEDGLARVRPPLVALDAAARAALAAKLETLP; encoded by the coding sequence ATGTCGAAGCCACGGATCGGCGGGGTGTATTGTGCCGCGGTGACGCCGCTCGACGCCGAGCTCTCGCCGGACCTCGCCCGTTTCGTCGCCCACTGCCATCGCCTGCTCGACGCCGGCTGCCACGGCGTCGCGTTGCTCGGCACCACCGGCGAGGCCAATTCCTTCTCGCTCGCCGAGCGTCGCGCCATCCTGGAGGCCGCCGTCGCCGGCGGGGTCGATCCCGCCCGGCTCATGCCCGGCACCGGCCTCTGCGCCCTCGCCGACACGATCGAATTGACCCGGCACGCGCTGTCGCTCGGCGTCACGCGCGTGGTGATGCTGCCGCCGTTCTACTACAAGGGCGTTGCCGAGGACGGCCTCTACGCCGCCTACGCCCACGTTCTCGACGCCGTGGCCGACGACCGGCTCGAGGTCGTGCTCTACCACATCCCGCAGGTTTCCGGCGTTCCGATCGGCCACGGCCTGATCGCGCGCCTGATCGCCGCCTACCCGGACACCGTGGTCGGCATCAAGGATTCCGCCGGCGATCTCGCCAACATGGCGGCGATCGCCGCCGCCCATCCGGGCTTTGCGGTGCTGGCCGGCGCCGACCCGCTGCTGCTGCCGCTGCTGGGCCTCGGCGGTGCCGGCTGCATCACCGCGACGTCCAACCTCGTCGGCGACAGCTTGCGCACCGTCTACGACCATCACGCCGACCCCGCCGCGGCCGACCGTGTCGCGGCGGCGCAGGCGCGGATCGAGGCCTGGCGCAACCTCTCCAACAGCTACGTCCAGATCCCCGCGATCAAGGCCATGGTCGCCGCGACCACCGGCGAGGACGGCTTGGCCCGGGTCCGGCCGCCGCTGGTCGCGCTCGACGCCGCCGCCCGCGCCGCGCTCGCCGCCAAGCTGGAGACGCTGCCGTGA
- a CDS encoding ABC transporter substrate-binding protein has translation MSRTSAGGGLGDVSRRTALKFGLGAGAAVTVFGLSGRIVMAADGQVLKVANPAFNQDWSPLRGGGVPFRWNSAWWASPMYFDGAGQIHPYVFTSWTPNADATEWTFALDPKATFSDGSKITAADVKGSWELAAMPSTKSQRADQVLAHVAGFDAVAGGATELAGVSTPDEGTVVVKLSAPDPIFFMRLANHIVPITKVSQSRGSDGAEVQDWYMPDNGAVYSGPFKLTSIDLDAGKLVFEPNENFFGPKPKLARIEIDSIEDNVTATSLLQSGEYLAHTELVTSTIVDDLGAEFAAGPQIPTSQHFWFNVARAPMDDPKVRKALILAVDREGLFKASFPKGPHQKADQILNAVPGAENSGFEPYPYDPTEAKKLLAESSYGGPERLPRLLFVGISSPANEAAAQYIAEQWRQNLGITAVDMKPQQDQYAGPDQNAVQIFRDDVGTRVPDAVSYLAGSIASTSGNAKNKIGGYKNDKVDALLAEAATKAADDPERVRMAQEAQKLFRDDFVFLPWYSQTMSRWARAEVKGMEKNLDWQIVAPWDISIG, from the coding sequence ATGAGCAGGACTTCCGCAGGCGGCGGCCTCGGCGACGTGTCGCGTCGCACGGCGCTGAAATTCGGTCTCGGCGCCGGTGCCGCGGTGACCGTGTTCGGCCTGTCCGGCCGCATCGTGATGGCCGCCGACGGCCAGGTGCTGAAGGTGGCGAACCCCGCCTTCAACCAGGATTGGTCGCCGCTGCGCGGCGGCGGCGTGCCGTTCCGCTGGAACTCGGCGTGGTGGGCCTCGCCGATGTACTTCGACGGCGCCGGCCAGATCCACCCCTACGTCTTCACCTCGTGGACGCCGAACGCCGACGCCACCGAGTGGACCTTCGCGCTCGATCCGAAGGCGACCTTCTCGGACGGCTCGAAGATCACCGCCGCCGACGTCAAGGGCTCGTGGGAGCTCGCGGCGATGCCCTCGACCAAGAGCCAGCGCGCCGACCAGGTGCTCGCCCACGTCGCGGGCTTCGACGCGGTCGCCGGCGGCGCCACCGAGCTCGCCGGCGTGTCGACGCCCGACGAGGGCACGGTGGTCGTCAAGCTGTCGGCGCCGGACCCGATCTTCTTCATGCGCCTCGCCAACCACATCGTGCCGATCACCAAGGTGTCGCAGTCGCGCGGCTCCGACGGCGCCGAGGTCCAGGACTGGTACATGCCGGACAACGGCGCGGTCTATTCCGGCCCGTTCAAGCTGACCAGCATCGACCTCGACGCCGGCAAGCTGGTGTTCGAGCCGAACGAGAACTTCTTCGGGCCGAAGCCCAAGCTCGCCCGCATCGAGATCGACAGCATCGAGGACAACGTCACCGCGACGTCGCTGCTGCAGTCGGGTGAATACCTCGCCCACACCGAGCTCGTGACCTCCACCATCGTCGACGACCTCGGCGCCGAGTTCGCCGCCGGACCGCAGATCCCGACCAGCCAGCACTTCTGGTTCAACGTCGCCCGCGCGCCGATGGACGACCCGAAGGTGCGCAAGGCGCTGATCCTCGCCGTCGATCGCGAGGGTCTCTTCAAGGCGAGCTTCCCGAAGGGCCCGCACCAGAAGGCCGACCAGATCCTCAACGCCGTTCCCGGCGCCGAGAACTCCGGTTTCGAGCCCTATCCCTACGACCCCACCGAGGCCAAGAAGCTGCTGGCGGAATCGAGCTACGGCGGGCCGGAGCGGCTGCCGCGCCTCCTGTTCGTCGGCATCTCCTCGCCGGCCAACGAGGCGGCGGCGCAGTACATCGCCGAGCAGTGGCGCCAGAACCTCGGCATCACCGCCGTCGACATGAAGCCGCAGCAGGACCAGTACGCCGGCCCCGACCAGAACGCCGTCCAGATCTTCCGCGACGACGTCGGCACCCGCGTGCCGGACGCGGTGTCCTACCTCGCCGGCTCGATCGCCTCGACCTCGGGCAACGCCAAGAACAAGATCGGCGGCTACAAGAACGACAAGGTCGACGCCCTGCTCGCCGAGGCCGCCACCAAGGCCGCCGACGATCCCGAGCGCGTGCGGATGGCGCAGGAGGCGCAGAAGCTGTTCCGCGACGACTTCGTCTTCCTGCCCTGGTACTCGCAGACCATGTCGCGCTGGGCGCGGGCCGAGGTGAAGGGCATGGAGAAGAACCTCGACTGGCAGATCGTCGCCCCCTGGGACATCTCGATCGGCTGA